CTCCTCGTGCCGCACCTGACCGACGCCGCCGATGTGGAAGGTGCGCATCGTCAGCTGCGTACCCGGCTCGCCGATGCTCTGTGCGGCAATGATGCCGATCGCCTCGCCGATGTTCACCTCGTAACCACGGGCCAGGTCGCGCCCATAGCACTTCGAGCACACGCCGCGCCGACTCTGGCAGGTCAACACCGAGCGGATCGTGATCCGGTCGATGCCCGAGTCCTCGATCACGCGCACCTTGTCTTCGTCGATCTCCGTCGTCCCGGGGACCAGCACATCCTCGGTGATCGGATCGACCACGTCGTCGAGCGAAACGCGGCCGAGGATCCGGTCGCCCAGCCGCTCGATGACCTCCCCGCCCTCGACCAGCGCCGTGATCTCGAGTCCATCGAGCGTGCCGCAGTCGAACTCGGTGATCACCGAATCCTGCGCGACGTCGACCAGGCGGCGCGTGAGATAACCGGAGTTCGCTGTCTTCAACGCCGTATCCGCCAGCCCCTTGCGAGCGCCGTGCGTCGAAATGAAGTACTGCAACACCGACAGACCCTCGCGGAAGTTGGTCGTGATCGGCGTCTCGATGATCTCACCGGAGGGCTTGGCCATCAGCCCGCGCATCCCGGCGAGCTGGCGGATCTGCTGGGCCGAACCGCGTGCTCCCGAGTCGGCCATGATGAAGATCGGGTTGAAGCTCGGCATCGTGCGCTCGGTCTGAGTGCGCTCGTCGTGCAGCGTCTCCGTGCCGATCTCCTTCATCATTTCGCCGGCTACAGCCTCGGAGACCTGCGCCCAGATGTCGACCACCTTGTTGTAGCGCTCGCCGTCGGTGATCAACCCCTCCGTATACTGCTCCTCGATCTCCCGCACCTCGTCGCCGGCCGTGCTCAAGAGCCGCACCTTGGCCTGCGGAATCACCATGTCATCGATCGAGATGCTGACTCCGGCGCGCGTGGCGTAGTGGTAGCCGAGCGTCCGCAGCTTGTCGGCCAGCAGCACGGTCTTCTTCTCGCCGCACTTTCGCACCGCGGCGTCGATCAGCTCGGTCAGCTGCTTCTTGCCCATCACGCGGTTGACGAGGCGGAAGGGAAGCTCCGAGGGGACGATCTCGAAGAGCAGGACGCGCCCGACGGTCGTACGCTCGAGCTTGCCGCCCACCCGCACCTTGATCGCCGCGTGCAGGTCGACCTGGCCGTGGTCGAAGGCCATCCGGACCTCGTCGCTGGAGGCATAGACCCCCGCCAGCGTCGTGTCCTTACTGGGATCCTCGCCCTCATTGCCCAACGCCCCGCGCGCGAAGGCGCGCTCGCGCGTCATGTAATAGAGGCCGAGAACGATATCCTGCGAGGGCAGGATGATCGGCTTGCCGTGAGCGGGGCTGAGGATGTTGTTCGTCGACATCATCAGCACGCGCGCTTCCATCTGCGCTTCCATCGAGAGCGGCACGTGGACCGCCATCTGGTCGCCGTCGAAGTCTGCGTTGTAGGCGGCGCAGACGAGCGGATGGAGCTGAATCGCCTTGCCCTCGATCAGCACGGGCTCGAAGGCCTGAATCCCCAGTCGGTGCAGGGTCGGTGCGCGGTTGAGGAGAATCGGGTGCTCTTTGATCACCTCTTCGAGGATGTCCCAGACCTCGGGGCGCTCCTTCTCCACCAGCTTCTTGGCGGACTTGATCGTCGTGACCAGGCCGCGCTCCTCGAGCTTGTTGTAGATGAAGGGCTTGAAGAGCTCGAGCGCCATCTTCTTCGGCAGCCCGCATTGATGCAGCCGCAGCTCCGGACCAACGACGATCACGGAGCGTCCCGAGTAGTCCACCCGCTTGCCGAGCAGGTTCTGCCGGAAGCGCCCCTGCTTGCCCTTGAGCATGTCGGAGAGCGACTTGAGCGGACGCTTGTTCGGACCGGTAATCGTCTTGCCACGCCGCCCGTTGTCGAAGAGCGCGTCGACCGCCTCCTGCAGCATCCGCTTCTCGTTGCGAATGATGATCTCCGGGGCGTTGAGCTCCTGCAGCCGCTTGAGTCGGTTGTTGCGGTTGATCACCCGGCGATAGAGGTCATTCAGGTCGGAGCTGGCGAAGCGACCGCCGTCGAGCGGCACCAAGGGTCGGAGGTCCGGAGGGATGACGGGCACGACCTCGAGCATCATCCACTCGGGCCGGTTGCCCGAGGCGCGGAAGGCCTCGAGGACCTTGAGGCGCTTCGCGATCTTCTTGCGCTTCGCCTCGGAGCTCGTGTCGCGCATCTCGATCCGCAGCTCGTCAGCGAGGCCCACGACGTCCAGCCCCGCCAAGAGCGCGCGGATCGCCTCTGCCCCCATACCGGCGGAGAAGGCGTCGGCACCGAGTTCCTCGGTCAGCTGCGAGAGGCGATCCTCGCTCAGCAGCTCACAGCGCGCGAGCCCGCTGTCCTTCGGATCGATGACGATGTAGGCCTCGCAGTAGAGCACCTTCTCGAGGTCTTTGAGAGCGATGTCGAGCACATTACCGATGCGCGAGGGAAGGCTCTTGAGGAACCAGATATGCGCCACCGGCGTGGCCAAATTGATGTGCCCGAGCCGCTCGCGCCTGACCTTCGACTGGATGACCTCGACGCCGCACTTCTCGCAGACGACACCGCGGTGCTTCATCCGCTTGTACTTGCCGCAAAGACACTCGTAGTCCTTCACCGGTCCGAAGATCTTGGCGCAGAACAAACCATCGCGCTCGGGCTTGAAGGTCCGATAGTTAATCGTCTCGGGCTTCTTGACCTCGCCGTGCGACCACTCGCGGATCTTGTCCGGGCTCGCCAACGAGATCCGGATCGCGGCGAAGCTCAGCGGGTCGCGCGGCTTGTCGAAAAAGTCGAAAATGCCTTTCACGGACAACTCCCTTGCAGCGGCGGCACAGGCCCACCGTCATCCAACGTGATCAGAAGCCAGGCAGGCTGAGACGCGGCGCCGAACCGGGCGACGGGACGACCGAGGGCTCGGCCGTCGGCTCACGAACGGTTCCGTCCTCTTCGATCAGCTCGACGTTCAGGCAGAGGCTCTGCAACTCCTTGAGCAGGACGTTGAAGGACTCGGGCAGCCCCGCCTCGAGCACGTGCTCACCCTTGACGATGCTCTCGTACATTCGCGTCCGACCGACAACGTCGTCGCTCTTGACCGTCAGGAACTCCTGCAGCCCATGCGCCGCGCCGTAGGCCTCGAGCGCCCAGACCTCCATTTCGCCCAAGCGCTGGCCGCCGAACTGAGCCTTTCCGCCGAGCGGTTGCTGCGTCACTAGCGAGTAGGGTCCGATCGACCGGGCGTGGATCTTGTCGTCGACGAGATGGTGCAGCTTGAGCATGTACATCACGCCGACCGTCACGTCGTGGTCGAAGGGCACTCCCGTCAGCCCGTCGAAGAGCACGGCTTGCCCGCTCCGTGGCAGGCCCGCCATCGACAGCGCCTCCTTGATCTCAGCCTCACGCGGGCCGTCGAAGACGGGCGTGGCGACGAAGATCCCGTTGCGCACCTTGGCGGCGAAGCGCCCGACGTCCTCATCGGCGAGCGAACCGATGAACTGATGCGCCTGCTCAGTCGTATAGAGCTTGCGGAGCTTTTCACGTAGCACCGCCGGGCTCCACTCGCTCCGCAGATAGCGGTCGATTTGTTGCCCGAGCTCGCGCGCCGCCCAGCCCAGATGGGTCTCGAGGATCTGTCCGACGTTCATGCGCGAGGGCACGCCGAGCGGATTGAGGACGATGTCTACCGGGGTGCCGTCGGGCAGGTAGGGCATATCCTCCTCGGGCATGATCCGGCTGATCACCCCCTTGTTACCGTGCCGGCCGGCCATCTTGTCGCCGACCGCCATCTTGCGCTTGATCGCGACGTAGACCTTGACCATCTTGATCACGCCGGGCGGCAGCTCGTCGCCCTTCGTCAGCTTGGCGATCTTCTCGTTGTAGAGCGTCTCAATCGCCGCGACGTCCGCCTCGCGTTGCGCGGCCAGGCGCTCGAGCTGCTCCTCGACCTCGCCCGCCTCGGCGACGGGAATCGTCGCCCAGTACTTGCGCGGGACCTCGGCGAGCACCTGCTCGTCGAGCGCCGCGCCACGCTGCAGCAGCACTTTCCCGCGATCGTCGACGACCCGAGCCGCGGTGCTGCGACCGCTGAGGAGACCAGCCATGCGCTGATAGTAGGAGTCGCTGATGATCTTGATCTCATCACGCTGGTCGGCCAGCAGCTTCTCCTTCTCTTGGTCGAGAATATCGCGCGAGCGATCGTCCATCTCCGTCCCCTTGCGGGCGAAGACGCGCGCGTTAATCACGATCCCCTGCACACCGGGAGGGACCTTCAGCGAGCTGTCACGGACGTCTCCAGCCTTCTCGCCGAAGATCGCGCGCAGCAGCTTCTCTTCCGGCGAGAGCTGCGTCTCGCCCTTGGGCGTGATCTTCCCCACCAACACGTCACCGGGCTGAACCTCGGCGCCGATGCGCACAATCCCGCTCTCGTCGAGATCGGCCAGCGCCTCCTCGCCGATGTTCGGGATGTCGCGCGTGATCTCCTCTTTGCCCAGCTTCGTATCGCGGGCGATGCACTCGAACTCCTCGATGTGAATCGAGGTAAAGACGTCTTCCTTGACCAGCCGCTCGCTGACGAGGATCGAATCCTCGAAGTTGTAGCCACCCCAGGGCATGAAGGCGACGAGCACGTTCTGCCCGAGGGCCAGCTCGCCCGACTCGGTCGCCGGACCATCCGCCAGCACGTCCTGCGTCCGCACGACGTCACCCTTACGGACGATCGGCTTCTGGTTCATGCAGGTGTTCTGGTTGCTGCGTTGGAACTTCGTCAGACTGTAGATGTCTGGCTTGGCAGCGAGCGGATCGCTCCCCTCGGTGACCATCGGCCGCACCACGATTCGAGCAGCATCGACCGACGCCACGACGCCGTCGCGACGCGCCACCACCGTCACGCCGGAATCCCGAGCGACGATGCCCTCCATCCCGGTGCCCACCAGCGGCGAACGCGAGCGGATCAACGGCACGGCCTGCCGCTGCATGTTCGAGCCCATCAACGCGCGGTTCGCGTCGTCGTTCTCGAGGAAGGGGATCAGCGACGCCGCCACTGAC
The nucleotide sequence above comes from Pseudomonadota bacterium. Encoded proteins:
- the rpoB gene encoding DNA-directed RNA polymerase subunit beta; amino-acid sequence: MGSVIQNNFRVRKNYGRIAKIVDIPNLIDIQKRSYQKFLQVDVAPEEREEIGLQGVFRSVFPIKDFSETASLDFVKYHLERPKYDVDECRQRGMTFAAPIKVTVQLVLRDVNEETGEHSVRDVKEQEVYFGEIPLMTEHGTFIINGTERVVVSQLHRSPGVFFDHDKGRTHATGKLLYSARVIPYRGSWLDLEFDAKDLLYVRIDRRRKLHATVLLRALGYSTEELLNMYYDTETIHLEQGKKYSKSIEFDILPGQRATRDIRHPETREIIVRKNRKFTKAAIRKLKESGMDRLSMAVEELIGKVAAHDIVDPETGEVLLQCNEEVSEEVLDRLRDQKIRELKVLFIDNLNVGSYLRDTLIADKLNTPDEAIMEIYRRLRPGDPPTVETARNLFQNLFFNADRYDLSKVGRLKLNYKFKSEEPLDNCVLTKRDITETLRYLVELKNGRGTIDDIDHLGNRRVRAVGELMENQYRIGLVRMERAIRERMSMSQEIEYLMPHDLINAKPVSAVVKEYFGSSQLSQFMDQNNPLSEVTHKRRLSALGPGGLTRERAGFEVRDVHPTHYGRVCPIETPEGPNIGLIASLSTYARVNEYGFIETPYRKAVGGRVEAEVSFFSALEEEGHYIAQANAQLEGNRFITDLVSCRHDSDFVMVRPEDVTLMDVSPNQLVSVAASLIPFLENDDANRALMGSNMQRQAVPLIRSRSPLVGTGMEGIVARDSGVTVVARRDGVVASVDAARIVVRPMVTEGSDPLAAKPDIYSLTKFQRSNQNTCMNQKPIVRKGDVVRTQDVLADGPATESGELALGQNVLVAFMPWGGYNFEDSILVSERLVKEDVFTSIHIEEFECIARDTKLGKEEITRDIPNIGEEALADLDESGIVRIGAEVQPGDVLVGKITPKGETQLSPEEKLLRAIFGEKAGDVRDSSLKVPPGVQGIVINARVFARKGTEMDDRSRDILDQEKEKLLADQRDEIKIISDSYYQRMAGLLSGRSTAARVVDDRGKVLLQRGAALDEQVLAEVPRKYWATIPVAEAGEVEEQLERLAAQREADVAAIETLYNEKIAKLTKGDELPPGVIKMVKVYVAIKRKMAVGDKMAGRHGNKGVISRIMPEEDMPYLPDGTPVDIVLNPLGVPSRMNVGQILETHLGWAARELGQQIDRYLRSEWSPAVLREKLRKLYTTEQAHQFIGSLADEDVGRFAAKVRNGIFVATPVFDGPREAEIKEALSMAGLPRSGQAVLFDGLTGVPFDHDVTVGVMYMLKLHHLVDDKIHARSIGPYSLVTQQPLGGKAQFGGQRLGEMEVWALEAYGAAHGLQEFLTVKSDDVVGRTRMYESIVKGEHVLEAGLPESFNVLLKELQSLCLNVELIEEDGTVREPTAEPSVVPSPGSAPRLSLPGF
- the rpoC gene encoding DNA-directed RNA polymerase subunit beta' produces the protein MKGIFDFFDKPRDPLSFAAIRISLASPDKIREWSHGEVKKPETINYRTFKPERDGLFCAKIFGPVKDYECLCGKYKRMKHRGVVCEKCGVEVIQSKVRRERLGHINLATPVAHIWFLKSLPSRIGNVLDIALKDLEKVLYCEAYIVIDPKDSGLARCELLSEDRLSQLTEELGADAFSAGMGAEAIRALLAGLDVVGLADELRIEMRDTSSEAKRKKIAKRLKVLEAFRASGNRPEWMMLEVVPVIPPDLRPLVPLDGGRFASSDLNDLYRRVINRNNRLKRLQELNAPEIIIRNEKRMLQEAVDALFDNGRRGKTITGPNKRPLKSLSDMLKGKQGRFRQNLLGKRVDYSGRSVIVVGPELRLHQCGLPKKMALELFKPFIYNKLEERGLVTTIKSAKKLVEKERPEVWDILEEVIKEHPILLNRAPTLHRLGIQAFEPVLIEGKAIQLHPLVCAAYNADFDGDQMAVHVPLSMEAQMEARVLMMSTNNILSPAHGKPIILPSQDIVLGLYYMTRERAFARGALGNEGEDPSKDTTLAGVYASSDEVRMAFDHGQVDLHAAIKVRVGGKLERTTVGRVLLFEIVPSELPFRLVNRVMGKKQLTELIDAAVRKCGEKKTVLLADKLRTLGYHYATRAGVSISIDDMVIPQAKVRLLSTAGDEVREIEEQYTEGLITDGERYNKVVDIWAQVSEAVAGEMMKEIGTETLHDERTQTERTMPSFNPIFIMADSGARGSAQQIRQLAGMRGLMAKPSGEIIETPITTNFREGLSVLQYFISTHGARKGLADTALKTANSGYLTRRLVDVAQDSVITEFDCGTLDGLEITALVEGGEVIERLGDRILGRVSLDDVVDPITEDVLVPGTTEIDEDKVRVIEDSGIDRITIRSVLTCQSRRGVCSKCYGRDLARGYEVNIGEAIGIIAAQSIGEPGTQLTMRTFHIGGVGQVRHEESTLECRTEGTVRLENCTTVPFRAGERDVLVVMNRHAEVVVQDDSGRERERYALVYGAHLPVRDGQRVKPGAILTEWDPFAMPIVTEVSGVIEFQDVIEGVSMTESLDEVTALSRKVIRENKDPDIRPTIAIVDREGGDPVALPGGNGVARYHLPVGANIFVNEGDVVVAGDVVAKIPRETTKTKDITGGLPRVAELFEARKPKDHAVISEIDGIVGFGKDSKGKRKVVITPDVGDVSEYLISKNKHLAVREGDRVRAGEPLMDGAANPHDILRVRGEKALAKYLVDEIQEVYRLQGVKINDKHIEVIVRQMLRRVRVTQVGDTRFLVDEQVEKWQFDDENKRVLAESGRPATGEPLLLGITKASLSTESFISASSFQETTKVLTEAAVAGKVDYLRGLKENVIMGRLIPAGTGLGAYRRLTVDVDAPEDDEVPLALAASVVAAVSAPPAPAAVVAE